In the genome of Sinobacterium caligoides, one region contains:
- a CDS encoding AraC family transcriptional regulator has translation MSFFYSREKHAYSNLKFELQRVVFCRTKYWSAANLAAPLWRLFWYPEPGITLYFDDGQAVVVQPDRLYLIPAGVNFSGDQLRPLDEFHVLFNFTPELLTLRQPIYEFAVNKAFLNFVWPLIDSGESHRPLLTLRAMDVLSYCLRAIDPQQWQEKRLAPILWPVLQRMQQCLSERSSNRELAQLLGMSESRFIRYFTRQLGQSPQQYLTELKVMRAKEMLFRAEVTLDKIAVDCGFCDKSHFSRQFKRRVGVSPGQYRRQYLATKVDLG, from the coding sequence ATGAGCTTCTTTTATAGTCGTGAAAAACACGCTTACTCGAACTTAAAGTTTGAGCTGCAGCGAGTGGTATTCTGCCGTACTAAGTATTGGTCGGCGGCGAATCTAGCGGCGCCGCTGTGGCGTCTGTTTTGGTACCCAGAACCCGGTATCACCCTCTATTTTGATGATGGCCAAGCCGTAGTCGTACAGCCGGATAGGCTGTATCTGATTCCTGCTGGTGTTAATTTCTCCGGTGACCAGCTGCGGCCGTTAGATGAATTTCACGTGTTATTTAACTTCACTCCGGAGCTATTAACCTTGCGTCAGCCTATTTATGAGTTTGCCGTTAACAAGGCCTTTCTTAACTTTGTCTGGCCGCTGATCGATAGCGGTGAATCTCATCGCCCGCTGCTGACGCTGCGTGCGATGGATGTGCTCAGTTACTGCTTGCGAGCGATTGACCCACAGCAGTGGCAAGAGAAGCGGCTGGCGCCGATCCTGTGGCCGGTGTTGCAACGGATGCAGCAGTGTCTTTCTGAGCGCAGCAGCAATCGAGAACTTGCGCAGCTGCTGGGCATGAGTGAAAGTCGTTTTATTCGTTATTTCACCCGACAATTGGGTCAGTCGCCACAGCAATACCTTACCGAGCTGAAGGTGATGCGGGCCAAGGAGATGCTGTTTCGGGCGGAGGTGACGCTCGACAAGATCGCCGTTGATTGTGGCTTCTGCGATAAGAGTCACTTTTCTCGTCAGTTCAAGCGTCGAGTAGGTGTCAGTCCGGGGCAGTATCGACGACAGTATCTCGCTACAAAAGTTGACTTGGGCTGA
- the rep gene encoding DNA helicase Rep — MSKLNPRQAEAVKYIDGPLLVLAGAGSGKTSVITRKIAYLIEQCGYKAHHIAALTFTNKAAREMKERATTLVKGKAARGLTVSTFHNLGMKIIAQEHRAIGYKKNFSIFDQSDALGIIKELILQDGLEGELDMAEMYQNTISNWKNELIMPGHAISYAKDDETAAAARIYEGYQRLLQAYNAVDFDDLIMVPALLFSEQPEVLARWHRKIRYLLVDEYQDTNGAQYQLVKMLVGDHGKLTVVGDDDQSIYAWRGARPENLFQLQEDYPHLKLVKLEQNYRSTARILKAANVVIANNPHKFEKALWSELGYGDTIRILQTRNEDAELERVCTEIIDQRLRHRREFRDFAILYRGNHQSRLLELKLQAHQIPYQLSGGTSFFSRQEVKDIMAYLKLLINPDDDNSFLRIVNVPRRKLGASTLEALGNYANEQHVSMFAAACSPYQIPGLNEAAITRLEGFAHWLEGVKKNMVSGDPIDAIKEMISDIDYEAWLHQNVASAKAAEKRMENIHYLVDALASALSKVEEQEDGDADIGAAITKLILRDMMERQEEEEDTDQVQLMTLHASKGLEFPHVFIIGCEEEILPHRTSIEEDNIEEERRLAYVGITRAKKTLTLSWASKRKQFGEVIDCIPSRFLDELPQEDVVWEGGETDHEASKRKGKETLKSLKNLLDDF, encoded by the coding sequence GTGAGCAAACTAAATCCCCGTCAAGCCGAGGCCGTCAAGTACATCGATGGCCCGCTATTGGTACTCGCCGGCGCCGGCAGTGGCAAGACCAGTGTGATCACGCGAAAAATCGCCTACCTGATCGAGCAGTGTGGCTACAAAGCGCACCATATTGCCGCGCTAACCTTCACCAACAAGGCGGCGAGAGAGATGAAGGAGCGCGCGACCACCCTAGTCAAGGGCAAGGCTGCCCGCGGCCTCACCGTTTCGACTTTCCATAACTTGGGGATGAAGATCATCGCCCAAGAGCACCGAGCCATCGGCTACAAAAAGAACTTCTCCATCTTCGATCAGTCCGACGCCCTCGGCATCATCAAAGAACTGATCCTGCAAGACGGCCTCGAAGGCGAGCTCGATATGGCTGAGATGTACCAGAACACCATCTCCAACTGGAAGAACGAACTGATCATGCCCGGCCACGCGATCAGCTACGCGAAAGACGACGAGACCGCCGCCGCGGCCCGCATCTACGAGGGTTATCAGCGTCTATTGCAGGCCTATAACGCCGTCGATTTCGACGACCTGATCATGGTACCCGCGCTGCTATTTAGCGAACAGCCCGAGGTACTGGCGCGCTGGCACCGCAAGATTCGCTACCTGCTAGTGGACGAATATCAGGACACCAACGGCGCCCAATACCAGCTAGTCAAAATGCTCGTCGGTGACCACGGCAAGCTCACCGTGGTCGGCGACGACGATCAATCGATCTACGCCTGGCGCGGCGCCCGGCCCGAGAACCTGTTTCAGCTACAGGAAGATTATCCCCACCTGAAGCTGGTTAAGCTGGAGCAAAACTACCGCTCCACCGCTCGCATTCTCAAGGCTGCCAACGTCGTCATTGCCAACAACCCACACAAGTTCGAAAAGGCGCTGTGGAGTGAGCTCGGTTATGGCGACACCATTCGTATCCTGCAGACCCGCAACGAGGATGCCGAACTGGAGCGCGTCTGCACCGAGATCATCGATCAGCGCCTGCGCCATCGCCGCGAGTTTCGCGACTTCGCCATCCTCTATCGCGGCAACCATCAGTCGCGCCTATTGGAGCTAAAACTACAGGCCCACCAGATCCCCTACCAGCTCTCCGGCGGCACCTCCTTCTTCAGTCGTCAGGAGGTGAAAGACATCATGGCCTACCTGAAGTTGCTGATTAACCCCGACGACGATAACTCCTTCCTGCGCATCGTCAACGTGCCGCGCCGTAAGCTCGGCGCCTCGACGTTGGAGGCCCTCGGCAACTACGCCAACGAGCAACATGTCAGCATGTTCGCCGCCGCCTGCTCGCCCTATCAAATCCCCGGCCTCAACGAGGCAGCGATCACGCGCCTGGAAGGCTTTGCACACTGGCTGGAGGGGGTTAAGAAAAACATGGTCAGCGGCGACCCGATCGACGCTATCAAGGAGATGATTAGCGACATCGACTACGAGGCCTGGCTACACCAAAACGTCGCCAGCGCCAAGGCCGCCGAGAAGCGCATGGAGAATATCCACTACTTGGTCGACGCCCTTGCCAGCGCGCTGAGCAAAGTCGAAGAGCAAGAAGATGGCGACGCCGATATCGGTGCCGCCATCACCAAGTTGATCCTGCGCGACATGATGGAGCGCCAGGAAGAGGAGGAGGACACCGACCAGGTTCAATTAATGACGTTGCACGCCTCCAAGGGTCTGGAGTTCCCTCATGTCTTCATCATCGGTTGCGAGGAGGAGATACTACCGCACCGTACGAGCATCGAAGAAGACAACATCGAAGAGGAGCGCCGTCTCGCCTATGTGGGCATTACCCGCGCCAAAAAGACCCTGACCCTCTCGTGGGCAAGCAAGCGTAAACAATTCGGCGAAGTCATCGACTGCATCCCCAGCCGCTTCCTCGACGAGCTGCCTCAGGAAGACGTGGTCTGGGAGGGTGGCGAGACCGACCACGAGGCCAGCAAACGCAAGGGCAAAGAAACACTAAAGAGCCTGAAAAATCTCCTCGACGACTTCTAG
- a CDS encoding lipase secretion chaperone — protein sequence MARPVTLAVTCLGLAVAGYLLLEAVPVPPSVTATPAVQQPTTLRAPQATEQTTQQRPMKTTAPDAGPANIILPKAIAGLDIDGNILLDSEGRIVVEQQLRDLFEFFLSLQGDWSLEEIQQYFPLVLAQQGLDPATLVQAEQLFQHYIDYKTALSDLASQTLDPWQLLQARQQIQLQYFQPEQASALFADENNYMAYSLNKYYQQDLDENYRQTMIDDDRQQLSEQDRRSIDRYQQSQQQLSELKALQQLNTTERQQARIELVGEVATGRLEQLDQQRLQWRNKIEQLQQHQQQLDNIAGLAEQDRQQQRDDYIAEHFSDSEQRRLQSWTKINQAAR from the coding sequence ATGGCCCGCCCCGTCACCCTAGCTGTCACCTGCCTCGGCCTCGCCGTGGCGGGCTACTTACTGCTCGAGGCCGTACCGGTTCCCCCCTCTGTGACCGCGACGCCAGCTGTGCAGCAGCCGACCACACTGCGCGCTCCACAAGCAACTGAGCAGACGACACAACAGCGACCAATGAAGACCACTGCGCCTGACGCCGGGCCAGCCAATATCATCTTACCCAAGGCGATCGCCGGCCTCGATATCGACGGCAACATCCTACTCGACAGCGAGGGCCGCATCGTCGTCGAGCAGCAGCTACGCGACCTGTTCGAATTCTTCCTTAGCCTGCAAGGCGACTGGAGCCTCGAGGAAATACAGCAGTACTTTCCGCTTGTGCTCGCCCAACAAGGTTTGGATCCAGCCACGCTCGTGCAGGCTGAGCAATTATTCCAACACTACATCGACTACAAAACAGCACTCAGCGACCTCGCCTCGCAAACCCTCGACCCCTGGCAGCTATTACAAGCGAGACAACAGATACAGCTGCAATACTTTCAACCTGAGCAGGCCAGCGCGTTATTCGCCGACGAAAATAACTACATGGCTTACAGCCTCAATAAGTATTATCAACAGGATCTAGACGAAAACTACCGACAGACGATGATCGATGACGATCGACAACAACTCAGCGAGCAGGATAGGCGCAGCATCGACCGCTACCAACAGAGCCAGCAACAGTTGAGCGAACTCAAGGCCCTACAGCAGCTCAACACAACAGAACGACAACAAGCGCGCATTGAACTGGTCGGCGAAGTCGCGACCGGCAGGCTTGAACAGTTAGACCAGCAACGCCTACAGTGGCGAAACAAAATCGAGCAACTGCAGCAACACCAGCAACAACTCGATAATATCGCCGGTCTCGCCGAGCAGGACCGACAGCAGCAACGCGATGATTACATCGCTGAGCACTTCAGCGACAGCGAACAACGACGCTTACAGAGCTGGACAAAAATCAATCAAGCCGCACGCTAG
- a CDS encoding lipase family alpha/beta hydrolase → MKVILSTLCLTLSLMLSVSSYAGFFSLFSKNYTRTQHPIVLVHGLYGFDSLLGMDYFYRVPAALERSGATVYIVTVAGANETEVRGEQLLEQLETLSAVTGHAKFNLIGHSHGSPTSRYVASIRPDLVASVTGIGGTNKGSRTADLMHIIPEDSFAEDIVALFATTLASLIDGVSGGGYEQDAVASFRDLTTAASHAFNEIHPQGIPTSACGEGDYEVNGIRYYSWSGTKPLTNALDLSDMLLGFTSLTFFGEANDGLVSRCSSHLGQVIRDDYRMNHLDETNLLLGLHDILSTDPLTVFRQHANRLKKAGL, encoded by the coding sequence ATGAAAGTTATCCTAAGCACTCTGTGTCTAACTCTATCGTTGATGCTCAGCGTCAGCAGTTACGCCGGCTTCTTCTCCCTCTTCTCCAAGAACTACACCCGAACACAACACCCCATCGTACTCGTGCACGGTCTCTACGGCTTCGACAGCTTGTTAGGCATGGACTACTTCTATCGTGTTCCCGCCGCCCTAGAACGCAGTGGCGCCACCGTTTATATTGTCACCGTCGCCGGTGCCAATGAGACCGAGGTCAGAGGAGAGCAGTTGCTGGAACAGCTAGAAACGCTATCCGCTGTCACTGGCCACGCCAAGTTCAACCTCATCGGTCATAGCCACGGCTCCCCCACCTCGCGCTACGTCGCCTCCATTAGGCCCGATCTCGTCGCCTCCGTCACCGGTATTGGCGGCACTAACAAAGGTTCGCGAACCGCCGACCTGATGCACATCATTCCCGAAGACTCCTTTGCCGAAGACATCGTCGCACTATTCGCCACGACCCTCGCCTCTCTCATCGACGGTGTCAGCGGTGGCGGTTACGAACAAGATGCCGTCGCCTCGTTTCGCGACCTGACGACAGCCGCATCGCACGCCTTCAACGAGATCCACCCCCAGGGCATCCCCACCAGTGCCTGCGGCGAGGGAGATTATGAGGTTAATGGCATACGCTATTACTCATGGAGCGGCACCAAGCCCCTCACCAACGCCCTCGACCTCTCCGACATGCTGCTTGGTTTCACCAGTCTGACCTTCTTCGGTGAAGCCAACGATGGCCTCGTCAGCCGCTGCTCGAGTCACCTCGGCCAAGTCATTCGCGATGACTATCGCATGAATCATCTCGACGAGACTAATCTGTTACTGGGCCTGCATGACATCTTATCCACAGACCCGCTGACGGTTTTTCGCCAGCACGCCAACCGCCTAAAGAAGGCAGGTCTGTAA
- a CDS encoding LysR family transcriptional regulator — MQNLSRLAVFTNVAQHGSFSGAANALNISKSSVSKQVTALEEHLGIRLFLRGPRHVQLTDEGRALLQHGETITAEYAQVLDLAASLKGTPSGTVSVSMPRVFGFSVVKKYLGDFLAQYPQLKLRHGISQNNSQQLSRGDDTDITIVVGEQPDSSLICRRIASLHTSLYASREYLQQHQAPRRPSDLQQHNCLPVDYPNIDNFRLWRLIEQQQAVEVEVDGNLIMTDVTQVIELVQEGYGISMLPDYAVREAVAAGELVQLLPQYHGPNIPAYLIYSERRHLSPKLRVTIDFLTDCFRTEGLLED, encoded by the coding sequence ATGCAAAATCTTTCTCGCCTCGCGGTATTTACTAATGTCGCCCAACACGGCAGCTTCTCCGGTGCCGCCAATGCTCTCAACATCTCTAAGTCTTCCGTCAGCAAACAAGTGACGGCACTGGAGGAACACCTCGGCATTCGTCTATTCCTACGCGGCCCTCGCCATGTACAGCTCACCGACGAGGGCCGCGCACTACTGCAACACGGCGAGACGATCACCGCCGAATATGCCCAGGTACTCGACCTCGCCGCCTCGCTGAAGGGCACGCCGAGCGGTACGGTCTCCGTCAGCATGCCGCGCGTCTTTGGCTTTAGCGTCGTCAAGAAATACCTCGGTGACTTCCTCGCCCAGTACCCACAGCTGAAGCTGCGTCACGGCATCAGCCAAAACAATAGCCAACAACTCTCCCGCGGTGACGATACCGACATCACCATCGTCGTCGGTGAACAGCCCGATAGCTCGCTAATTTGTCGACGCATCGCCAGCCTGCACACCTCCTTATACGCGTCGCGAGAATACCTGCAACAACACCAGGCACCACGCCGCCCCAGCGACCTACAACAGCACAACTGTCTGCCGGTCGACTATCCCAACATTGATAACTTCCGCCTCTGGCGATTGATCGAACAACAGCAAGCGGTCGAAGTCGAAGTCGACGGCAACCTGATCATGACCGATGTTACCCAGGTGATCGAGTTGGTACAGGAGGGCTACGGCATCTCCATGCTACCGGACTATGCCGTCAGAGAAGCCGTCGCCGCAGGCGAGCTGGTACAGCTGTTGCCGCAGTACCACGGCCCCAATATTCCCGCCTACCTGATCTATTCTGAGCGTCGCCACCTCAGTCCCAAACTACGCGTCACCATCGACTTTCTCACCGACTGTTTCAGAACCGAGGGGTTACTCGAGGACTAA
- the glnK gene encoding P-II family nitrogen regulator, producing the protein MKMITAIVKPFKLDDVREALSEIGVQGITVTEVKGFGRQKGHTELYRGAEYVVDFLPKVKIEVAVGDDVVEQTIEAITKAANTGKIGDGKIFVTSLEQTIRIRTGETGDDAV; encoded by the coding sequence ATGAAAATGATCACCGCGATTGTAAAACCTTTTAAATTAGATGACGTGCGTGAAGCGTTATCGGAGATCGGTGTGCAGGGTATTACCGTCACTGAGGTAAAAGGTTTTGGACGTCAGAAAGGTCACACCGAGCTCTATCGCGGTGCCGAGTATGTGGTCGACTTTTTGCCGAAAGTGAAAATTGAAGTGGCTGTAGGCGACGATGTTGTAGAGCAGACCATTGAAGCGATCACGAAGGCGGCCAATACCGGCAAGATTGGCGACGGTAAGATCTTTGTTACCTCGTTAGAGCAAACTATTCGAATTCGTACCGGCGAGACCGGCGACGACGCGGTTTAA
- a CDS encoding c-type cytochrome: MNKVIIAVTAMLTGLIVSSSYANTDDARIAERLKPAASVCVEGDECKGVHVAGAAAPAASAGRSGEEIFNTTCTACHSTGAAGAPIVGNSEQWKKHIAKGMDTLHKHAIEGFNAMPAKGTCMSCSDEEIMATVDYMVGRSK, from the coding sequence GTGAATAAAGTAATAATAGCGGTAACCGCGATGTTAACTGGCCTTATCGTTAGTAGCTCATATGCTAATACTGACGATGCGCGTATTGCCGAGCGCCTCAAGCCTGCGGCCAGCGTCTGTGTCGAGGGTGATGAGTGTAAAGGTGTGCACGTGGCCGGTGCTGCTGCACCTGCGGCCAGTGCAGGTCGCTCAGGCGAGGAAATCTTCAACACCACGTGTACTGCTTGTCATTCGACCGGTGCTGCCGGCGCGCCGATTGTGGGTAATAGTGAGCAGTGGAAGAAGCATATTGCCAAGGGCATGGATACGCTGCACAAGCATGCTATCGAAGGCTTTAACGCTATGCCAGCGAAGGGAACGTGCATGAGCTGTAGCGACGAAGAAATTATGGCGACGGTTGATTATATGGTTGGTCGCAGCAAGTAA
- a CDS encoding YifB family Mg chelatase-like AAA ATPase gives MSLAIVYSRAKYGVEAPLVTVETHLSNGLPGLSIVGLPEAAVKESKDRVRSAILNSHFEFPARRITINLAPADLPKEGGRFDLPIALGILAASGQIPPESLSSGEFIGELALTGELRPVLGALPAALQSSKAQRQLIVPAANADEAARPSEAAIIPVTHLLQLCAHLHGREKIPNHINANPLTNDENYPDLSDVKGQPQARRALEIAATGRHNLLFFGPPGSGKTMLASRLPGILPALSEAEALEVGAIYSIANGDHQQWYKRPFRTPHHSASAVALVGGGSNPRPGEISLAHNGVLFLDELPEFQRSVLEVLREPLESGAIMISRASRQVLYPARFQLIAAMNPCPCGYFGNELRQCHCSLEQVRRYRHKLSGPLLDRIDIQLPVKAIKAQQLTNGLPGEHSQQVRQRVIAARAIALQRQGKANALLDSRQVEGFCPLSQADLVFMEQAMERLKLSARAYHRLLKIARSIADLADCRDINRQHLSEALTLRAFDRGQ, from the coding sequence ATGTCACTCGCTATTGTCTACTCTCGCGCCAAATACGGTGTCGAGGCACCACTCGTCACCGTCGAAACCCACCTCTCTAATGGTCTGCCGGGGCTCTCTATAGTCGGCCTCCCCGAGGCGGCGGTTAAGGAGTCGAAGGATCGCGTGCGCAGCGCCATCCTCAACTCCCACTTCGAATTTCCCGCCCGACGTATCACCATCAATCTCGCCCCTGCCGACCTCCCCAAGGAGGGTGGCCGTTTTGATCTGCCCATCGCCCTCGGCATCTTGGCCGCCTCCGGGCAAATCCCCCCCGAATCATTGAGCAGTGGCGAGTTCATCGGCGAACTGGCCCTCACCGGCGAGCTGCGTCCGGTGCTCGGCGCCCTACCCGCAGCGCTACAGAGCAGCAAGGCACAGCGTCAGCTGATCGTACCCGCCGCCAACGCCGACGAGGCCGCACGCCCCAGCGAGGCAGCGATCATTCCCGTCACCCACCTGCTGCAGCTCTGCGCCCACCTACACGGCCGCGAAAAGATCCCCAATCACATTAACGCCAACCCTCTCACGAACGACGAAAACTACCCCGATCTCAGCGATGTTAAGGGACAGCCACAGGCCCGGCGCGCGCTCGAGATCGCCGCCACCGGCCGCCATAACCTGCTCTTCTTCGGTCCGCCGGGCAGTGGCAAGACCATGCTTGCCAGCCGCCTACCCGGCATCCTGCCGGCACTCAGCGAGGCAGAGGCACTCGAGGTCGGTGCCATCTACTCTATCGCCAACGGCGACCACCAACAGTGGTACAAGCGGCCGTTTCGTACCCCTCACCACTCCGCCTCCGCCGTCGCCCTCGTCGGCGGTGGCAGCAATCCTCGCCCCGGCGAGATCAGCCTCGCCCACAATGGCGTGCTGTTTCTCGACGAGTTACCGGAATTTCAGCGCAGTGTACTGGAGGTACTGCGCGAGCCGCTGGAGTCTGGCGCCATCATGATCTCCCGTGCCAGCCGCCAAGTGTTATATCCCGCCCGCTTCCAACTGATTGCCGCCATGAACCCCTGCCCTTGCGGCTACTTTGGCAATGAACTGCGTCAGTGCCACTGCTCCCTCGAGCAGGTTCGACGCTATCGCCACAAACTCTCAGGGCCGCTGCTCGATCGCATCGACATCCAGCTGCCCGTCAAGGCGATCAAGGCGCAGCAGCTCACCAACGGCCTACCCGGCGAACACAGCCAACAGGTGCGCCAGCGTGTCATCGCTGCGCGCGCCATCGCCCTACAGCGCCAAGGTAAGGCCAACGCGCTACTGGATAGCCGACAGGTCGAGGGTTTCTGCCCGCTCAGTCAGGCCGACCTCGTCTTTATGGAGCAGGCGATGGAGCGCCTAAAACTCTCCGCCCGCGCCTATCATCGACTACTCAAGATTGCCCGCAGCATCGCCGATCTCGCCGATTGCCGCGACATCAATCGTCAGCACCTCAGCGAGGCCCTGACCCTACGTGCCTTCGATCGCGGCCAATAA
- a CDS encoding cyclic nucleotide-binding domain-containing protein gives MITTTELRAFSPFENFDETQLSSLLATATLKEHKAGDTIIGKNAHAALRHYLIEGSAELKLSFFERSIIDTSQQALEELTPADSQMIANSACTLLCLQAQSIERCLQQNAKLAQQASKQSQQYQFAEPEIDWMNRFLESPLVQQLSAGTIGKLFSTFTDIEIEAGDSIFSAGDEPDAFYVIKQGRAEIKTQSYSSDKGSTIPLIAGDYFGEEALLGGTVRNATIFMPRGGVVGRMSREDFLDTLKPALIQQVEDNASLDFGPDTDNILVDPRLFLEYQLSARSHSVNIPVALLRQKLPELDPHKTYYIAPEGGERSELAAYMMRHAGLNTYLIPSSN, from the coding sequence ATGATCACAACTACAGAGTTAAGGGCTTTCAGTCCTTTCGAAAACTTCGATGAAACACAGCTCAGCAGCTTACTCGCAACCGCCACCCTCAAGGAACATAAGGCTGGCGATACGATCATCGGTAAAAACGCCCATGCCGCACTCCGTCACTACCTCATCGAGGGCAGCGCCGAACTGAAACTCTCCTTCTTCGAGCGCTCTATTATCGACACCAGCCAACAGGCCCTCGAAGAATTGACCCCTGCCGACTCGCAGATGATCGCGAATTCCGCCTGCACACTGCTCTGCCTACAAGCGCAAAGTATCGAGCGCTGTCTGCAACAGAATGCCAAGCTTGCACAGCAAGCCAGCAAACAGAGCCAGCAATACCAGTTTGCCGAACCCGAGATCGACTGGATGAACCGCTTTCTCGAGTCGCCACTGGTACAGCAACTCAGTGCCGGCACCATCGGCAAGCTATTCAGCACGTTCACCGATATAGAGATAGAGGCGGGCGACAGCATCTTTAGCGCAGGTGATGAGCCCGATGCGTTTTACGTCATCAAGCAGGGCCGCGCCGAAATTAAAACGCAGAGTTACAGCAGCGATAAAGGCAGCACAATCCCGCTGATTGCCGGCGACTATTTCGGCGAAGAGGCCCTTCTTGGCGGCACCGTGCGCAACGCTACCATCTTCATGCCCAGGGGTGGCGTCGTCGGACGCATGAGCCGCGAAGACTTTCTCGATACCCTCAAGCCGGCGCTGATCCAGCAAGTCGAAGACAATGCCAGCCTTGATTTCGGACCAGATACCGACAATATATTGGTCGATCCCCGCCTGTTCCTCGAATACCAGCTGAGCGCACGCAGCCACAGCGTCAACATCCCCGTCGCTCTGCTGCGGCAAAAGCTACCCGAGCTCGACCCGCACAAAACCTATTATATTGCCCCCGAAGGAGGCGAACGCAGCGAGTTGGCAGCCTACATGATGCGTCACGCCGGCCTCAATACCTACCTCATCCCCTCTAGCAACTGA
- a CDS encoding cytochrome P450: MSHTATAASTEPCPFDTASFDPMSLQYTTQPSSHFAAIHQSTPIFYSERYQAWMVYDYLVGKVAVSDPRFSRNKKFWQQAPHEEASKRWPQTQLTRDDASPFINEDKHRRTRAMYSDVFKPQAIARMADIIKATVESHCSALTTADDVDVVSLIRPIPNAVISRILGIPEETQAEAQFVQAASDYMLAVSPFASDANRDRAEHGIKVIFNIVGGLIDARRAHPEEDLISSLLSSVEYSAESKQDIIVSIATLLSAGTDSSRHSIALAIKTLLQHPAQLQQLQQNPELLDSALLELMRFDFTGKLLPRFLKEDVELHGHLFSRGEMVLTSLQGCGWDPKHYDQPERLDLTRDNKQSLLFGHGQHHCLGFHLAKLQIKETLRYFCAQLPASHHFDSEQLRWEAPDFVLRGLASLPLTLR, encoded by the coding sequence ATGAGTCACACTGCCACGGCGGCGAGCACCGAGCCCTGCCCGTTCGATACCGCCAGCTTCGACCCAATGAGCCTGCAGTACACCACACAGCCAAGCAGCCACTTTGCTGCCATCCATCAATCGACGCCTATTTTTTACTCAGAACGTTATCAGGCCTGGATGGTCTACGACTACCTCGTCGGCAAGGTTGCCGTATCGGACCCACGTTTTTCGCGCAATAAGAAGTTTTGGCAACAAGCACCGCATGAAGAGGCCAGTAAGCGGTGGCCACAGACACAGTTGACACGTGATGATGCCAGCCCTTTTATTAACGAAGACAAACACCGCCGTACTCGCGCCATGTACAGCGACGTCTTTAAACCGCAGGCAATCGCACGAATGGCCGACATCATCAAGGCCACCGTTGAGAGCCACTGCAGCGCGCTGACCACTGCCGACGATGTCGACGTCGTCTCTTTGATTCGCCCCATTCCAAACGCCGTCATCTCACGCATCCTCGGTATCCCCGAAGAAACACAAGCGGAGGCACAGTTTGTTCAAGCGGCCTCCGACTACATGCTAGCCGTCAGCCCCTTCGCCAGCGACGCCAACCGAGATCGCGCAGAGCACGGCATCAAAGTGATCTTTAATATCGTTGGTGGACTCATCGATGCTCGTCGAGCACACCCCGAAGAGGACCTTATCTCTTCGCTACTCAGCAGTGTCGAGTACAGTGCCGAGAGCAAACAAGATATTATTGTCTCTATAGCGACATTACTCAGTGCCGGCACCGACAGCAGCCGTCACTCTATCGCACTCGCCATCAAGACCTTGCTGCAGCATCCGGCACAACTGCAACAGCTACAGCAGAACCCAGAGTTACTGGACAGTGCCTTGTTAGAGCTGATGCGCTTCGACTTCACCGGCAAACTACTGCCGCGCTTTCTCAAGGAAGATGTCGAGCTGCACGGCCATCTTTTCTCTCGCGGGGAGATGGTGCTCACCTCATTACAGGGTTGCGGCTGGGATCCAAAACACTACGACCAGCCAGAACGGCTAGACTTAACACGCGATAATAAACAGTCACTGCTGTTCGGCCACGGTCAACATCATTGCCTAGGCTTCCATCTCGCCAAGCTACAAATCAAGGAGACTCTGCGCTACTTCTGCGCACAACTGCCCGCCAGCCACCACTTCGACAGCGAACAATTACGCTGGGAGGCACCTGACTTTGTCCTACGCGGCCTCGCCAGCCTGCCCCTCACCCTGCGCTAA
- a CDS encoding accessory factor UbiK family protein, which produces MSKDQFIEELSQQVSKLISAAPQRDDLEKAVKAISQSAFSKLELVSRDEFDAQTAVLQRSRQQLEALEKQLAELSKRLP; this is translated from the coding sequence ATGTCGAAAGATCAGTTCATCGAAGAGCTCAGCCAGCAAGTCAGCAAGCTCATCAGCGCCGCGCCACAGCGCGACGACCTTGAAAAAGCTGTCAAAGCCATCAGCCAGTCCGCCTTCAGTAAACTCGAGCTCGTCAGCCGCGATGAGTTCGACGCACAGACTGCCGTCCTACAGCGTAGTCGACAACAACTCGAAGCGCTGGAAAAACAGCTCGCCGAACTCAGCAAGCGCCTGCCCTAA